CCTGATTGAAACCCTTGGGCTTTACCTCATCGAACAGGGCCACCGCGTGGCCGTGCTGGCCGTCGACCCCAGCAGCTCCGTGACCCGCGGCAGCATCCTGGGGGACAAGACCCGCATGGAGAAACTCTCGCGCCGCCCGGAATGCTTTATCCGCCCATCGCCCTCGGGAGGCACCCTGGGCGGCGTGGCGCGCAAGAGCCGCGAAACCATCCTGGTGTGTGAGGCCGCCGGTTTTGACGTGATCCTGGTGGAAACCGTGGGCGTGGGCCAGAGTGAAATCACCGTGCGTTCCATGGTGGACTTTTTTTTGCTGCTCATGATCGCCGGCGCCGGCGACGAGCTCCAGGGCATCAAGAAGGGGGTGGTTGAAATCGCCGACGCACTGGTGGTCAACAAGGCCGACGGCGACAACCTGGCGCGGGCGCAGGCAGCCCGCAGCGAATACGCCCTGGCCCTGAAATACCTCACCCCGGCCACTCCCGGCTGGCAACCCCGGGCATCAACCGTGTCCGCGCTTACGGGCTCCGGCGTACCCGAGATCTGGAAAATGGTGGAAGAATTCGCCGAACTCACCCGGAATTCGGGTGAATTTTCACATCGGCGGCGGCATCAGGCCGAGCAATGGGTGTTCGCCCTCATCGAGGAACACCTGAAAAACACCTTTTTCCGCGACCCCCGTATTCAGGCCGCCATCCCGGAAATCCACCGCCGC
The Candidatus Aminicenantes bacterium genome window above contains:
- the meaB gene encoding methylmalonyl Co-A mutase-associated GTPase MeaB gives rise to the protein MDNDRGKPPDWAPADGGDAFAVSIRRGVAGGHDGLSLDKPSPDSRSGSLRAPNLTPNDYVRGVLEKDRGVLARTITLIESNAPRHQAAAREVLNALLPHAGKSLRVGITGVPGAGKSTLIETLGLYLIEQGHRVAVLAVDPSSSVTRGSILGDKTRMEKLSRRPECFIRPSPSGGTLGGVARKSRETILVCEAAGFDVILVETVGVGQSEITVRSMVDFFLLLMIAGAGDELQGIKKGVVEIADALVVNKADGDNLARAQAARSEYALALKYLTPATPGWQPRASTVSALTGSGVPEIWKMVEEFAELTRNSGEFSHRRRHQAEQWVFALIEEHLKNTFFRDPRIQAAIPEIHRRIDKGEILPTAAAEHLLDLFASEPEIRE